Proteins from one Prinia subflava isolate CZ2003 ecotype Zambia chromosome 4, Cam_Psub_1.2, whole genome shotgun sequence genomic window:
- the PKDREJ gene encoding polycystin family receptor for egg jelly encodes MAALLLLLLLQLLACSRRGSAASPVRLQPSPLRVSCPGPHGRVFQRQDNAHRVSCLWNSTVTLHYQPAPGVGPEVEGKEGQSPSPPCCLWYLNSASARNVSRWSGQVVLEMGQAPSPGASSLLTVQCSSASCAAPECSHRNVSVEISGQDMRLFVLWPQTHVIQVWQPVELGFCARLKSAGWQYRFSSRGGDPSTLLLPSSEHQDTPSPAVYPTVELQQTCATYYSYRWTVRYRHPGIHVAVVSIEQMPHISLNLSLKVEPDLVHVLSISSKLLSVPEQPLSLSWWLQPLTLSTLAYTLVDTQAVGGWLHSYSSFTLSSNFCAVSTPQSLDETVVASIYFHVDGKRFEELRGELHLHNGTLNLTAGNETPIHVNLCPGKTNSSTYIFRYNQGTFYTSKDNNSTFSIDLPNTRTVFYQYKELSYLFTIEFLALQLYKFKMYLYMNQKRALIRSLAERDLDVYIFSSGRPSFLQNFSYLVWFIPAQYPMLQCEWTFYLQLFGPKKDHVVQSSMYTYNDHVKNAMRFVRRSALPFDPEKYTGFVAKVNCTSSEPTPARLSIRVNNYTAKTIEAPVVCEKKECKIIRCWIQRPDHTSMILYQKRASSFYLFVRLNVDCHIGISIKPLWQVYPAKDTKTEPDWSKPVNTSAMFGIKMIHLTVPSNYLDYGLYLFYFTVEVMPIRTSIVLKAYDMIYVQIERADLLANISGGSVRTVGFSESWTLDGSESSDPDSQEGPLIFTWYCTRDAADYQTMKFNPKTRCHPFQKDLRWITPSGPIQNIPPETLPGNTLYYFRLMIQKGRRKAYANQVVEVDPGPPLVLDVKCIENCGSSLIPTERFALSGKCSNCKPSNKPLYYWSLFSDTSKEINFDWASKTSTGRTGAYLSIHAMTFTKPAYPHYILHLSVTTWDGRTASYRKTFSVNSPPRAGRCNVSPRHGIAFLTKFVVKCRGFHDSHLPLTYKVIVASNIPQTTTVTSVVENTFGIILYFGSEPETPPSFLPVGVRPRRYTLTLYVQVRNSIGAFTQASLRVYVKNPLKTQSLSAVFDQLLASASDLSMKKSAQQTGDRLRAGYLAYLAAVLLNYVKDTQTVELPQARLRETVVKTALNISVNSIMEVNQVAAVLSEVTEAVERMNVRSQDLAIGKLTEVTGVLKTQRSQIHWSEEAEIQTSGILRCLSNVLRADLLSLKNVSEDGIKHVFSIMEGVTDIVFWGKVPEEIETLIETGHWNITLKKNEAWNISNHLPDTYTCHNCFYPTLKKGDASGVTADTVFSTAIFEFDESPFPWLGYTSDMISMVMGFKIAETRANGDVVPITPERTDIYLARKGGAGILNLVMGPDRTQTITTGGFQLEVNKTTPSIYFQIMTKLKATFKVLIFPGTNLTNAQPVASLVASHDKPTVASGNDTSTADCSSSGPYIVCLPQSLLTTIVQASGEDTHNVSIVLETRYILRYPNRKLVGIYIFNDYCLFLDGVGSQWSKDTCKVGSLTNSQKVHCVCDSRRNRRSLAALPAPNIKFLAAKVVVLPNTVDLGRNLIADLPKNPLTLITVLCIFAVYLLLCCWAIRRDRIEKEIKYIIVLPDNKASDKGSFLVTLYTGSCWNAGTKSEVFLQLIGQSGRSTFRCLWHQPSPAFQRGSVDCFLVTTKKDLGDIRSFRVRLNNEGKSPTWFLSRAEVEDVSTRKAWFFLCRKWLFFDENKPSQNWKFSVTDPQAPLPKFDYFLINFNRRLTEYHLWLSIFAPVVTGAFTRFQRLSTFLAVILFTLLVNIMFFNAEKSDETPIYLRYLRSIAVGIECALLTLPVEMLIIALFKYSQKDPPPVVTKMYPKVDSRYWSNCIISEEDANVIDTEEQTLTKEDKRSKKPSSSFAEWGIFSKFRRLSTTVRQLRKISDTEPLLCWWCVSVAWGLVLSITVLSSFFIVLYGLSYGYQTSREWLIASGTSIIENVFFHSILKSLLLSAVSTIRPKYLEDIRWVTREKNVEINSAEEPEKGT; translated from the coding sequence ATGGCCgcgctcctcctcctcctccttctgcagctgctcGCCTGCTCCCGCCGGGGCTCGGCCGCGTCCCCTGTCCGTCTCCAGCCGTCGCCCCTGCGGGTCAGCTGCCCGGGCCCTCACGGCCGAGTGTTCCAGCGGCAGGACAACGCGCACAGGGTGTCGTGCCTGTGGAACAGCACGGTGACCCTGCATTACCAGCCGGCCCCAGGAGTAGGGCCGGAGGTAGAGGGGAAGGAGGGCCAGTCACCATCCCCACCTTGCTGCCTCTGGTACCTGAACTCGGCCTCTGCGAGGAACGTCTCACGCTGGTCAGGCCAGGTGGTGCTGGAGATGGGACAAGCTCCCTCACCCGGAGCCTCCAGCCTTCTTACAGTGCAATGCTCGTCTGCCTCCTGCGCTGCACCCGAGTGCTCTCACCGCAACGTGAGCGTCGAGATCTCGGGGCAGGACATGCGGCTGTTCGTGCTTTGGCCGCAGACACACGTTATCCAAGTGTGGCAGCCCGTGGAGCTGGGCTTTTGTGCACGCCTCAAGAGTGCCGGCTGGCAGTACCGCTTCAGCAGCCGAGGAGGTGACCCCTCGActcttctccttcccagcagtGAGCACCAGGACACACCATCACCTGCTGTCTACCCAACAGTTGAGTTGCAACAGACCTGTGCCACCTACTACAGCTACCGCTGGACTGTGCGCTACAGGCACCCCGGGATCCACGTTGCTGTGGTCAGTATTGAGCAGATGCCTCACATAAGCCTCAACCTCTCTCTCAAGGTGGAGCCTGACTTGGTGCATGTCCTCAGTATCAGCTCCAAGCTCCTTAGTGTTCCTGAGCAGCCCCTCAGCTTATCCTGGTGGCTTCAGCCCCTTACCCTGAGTACTCTTGCCTACACACTGGTGGACACTCAGGCTGTAGGAGGTTGGCTCCACTCCTACAGTTCATTTACGCTGTCGAGCAACTTCTGTGCTGTTTCTACACCTCAGAGCCTGGATGAGACAGTGGTGGCCAGCATTTACTTCCATGTTGATGGAAAGAGGTTTGAGGAATTGAGGGGGGAACTGCACCTGCACAATGGTACCCTGAACTTAACTGCTGGCAACGAAACTCCCATCCATGTCAACCTCTGTCCAGGGAAGACCAACAGCAGCACTTACATTTTCAGGTACAACCAGGGAACATTTTACACATCTAAAGACAACAACAGCACTTTTTCCATAGATCTCCCTAACACACGCACTGTGTTCTACCAATACAAGGAGCTCTCCTACTTATTCACCATAGAGTTTCTGGCCTTACAGTTGTACAAGTTCAAAATGTATCTTTATATGAATCAGAAGAGGGCTTTGATTAGGTCACTGGCAGAAAGAGACCTTGACGTCTACATTTTCAGCAGTGGCcgtccttcttttctccagaacTTTAGTTATTTAGTGTGGTTTATCCCTGCACAATATCCGATGCTACAGTGTGAGTGGACCTTCTATCTACAGCTTTTTGGCCCAAAAAAAGACCATGTTGTCCAGAGCAGCATGTACACATACAACGACCACGTTAAAAATGCCATGCGTTTTGTCCGTCGCTCTGCTTTACCCTTTGATCCAGAGAAATACACAGGGTTTGTGGCAAAAGTGAACTGCACCAGCAGTGAACCTACACCAGCTCGTTTAAGCATCAGGGTCAACAACTATACTGCAAAAACCATAGAAGCACCAGTGGTTTGTGAGAAAAAAGAATGTAAGATAATAAGGTGTTGGATTCAGAGACCTGATCACACATCCATGATCTTGTACCAGAAAAGGGCATCATCTTTTTACCTCTTTGTCAGGCTGAACGTAGACTGCCACATTGGCATATCTATCAAGCCTTTATGGCAGGTCTATCCTGCTAAGGACACAAAAACTGAGCCAGACTGGTCAAAGCCAGTAAACACTTCTGCAATGTTTGGCATAAAAATGATACATTTAACTGTTCCCAGTAATTATTTAGATTATGGGttgtatttgttttatttcactgttgAGGTAATGCCAATTAGGACCTCAATAGTCCTCAAGGCCTATGATATGATTTATGTTCAGATTGAGAGAGCTGATCTATTGGCAAACATTTCAGGAGGCTCGGTCCGCACAGTAGGTTTTTCTGAGAGCTGGACTCTTGATGGCTCTGAATCTTCTGATCCTGATTCACAGGAAGGACCACTGATATTTACTTGGTACTGCACCAGAGATGCGGCAGACTATCAAACCATGAAATTCAATCCAAAAACCAGATGCCATCCGTTCCAGAAGGATTTGAGATGGATAACACCCTCAGGTCCCATTCAAAACATACCACCAGAAACCCTCCCAGGAAACACCTTATACTACTTTCGCCTGATGATTCaaaagggcagaaggaaggctTATGCTAATCAAGTTGTAGAGGTGGATCCTGGCCCTCCACTCGTTCTGGATGTGAAATGCATTGAAAACTGTGGTAGCAGTTTAATTCCAACAGAGAGATTTGCCCTATCTGGAAAATGCTCAAACTGTAAACCAAGCAACAAGCCACTATATTACTGGTCCCTTTTTTCAGACACCtctaaagaaattaatttcgATTGGGCTTCCAAAACATCAACGGGGAGGACTGGGGCTTACCTGTCTATACATGCCATGACTTTCACTAAGCCTGCATATCCACACTACATACTTCACTTAAGCGTCACTACCTGGGATGGTAGAACTGCCTCCTACAGAAAAACCTTTTCAGTAAACTCTCCACCTCGGGCCGGCAGGTGTAACGTCAGCCCCCGCCACGGTATAGCCTTTCTGACAAAATTTGTTGTTAAGTGTAGAGGATTTCATGACAGCCATTTACCTCTGACATATAAAGTGATAGTAGCTTCCAACATACCCCAAACTACCACAGTAACTTCTGTGGTGGAAAACACTTTTGGCATAATTCTGTACTTTGGTTCTGAGCCTGAAACTCCTCCGTCTTTTCTCCCAGTCGGAGTGCGCCCTCGCAGGTACACTTTGACACTTTATGTTCAAGTCCGTAATTCCATCGGGGCATTTACCCAGGCGAGTTTACGTGTCTACGTAAAGAACCCCCTTAAAACTCAATCCCTTTCGGCTGTGTTTGACCAACTGCTGGCTTCAGCAAGCGATTTAAGCATGAAAAAATCTGCTCAGCAGACTGGGGATCGTCTCAGAGCTGGTTATTTGGCTTATCTTGCAGCCGTACTCTTAAACTATGTTAAAGACACACAAACTGTCGAGCTCCCTCAGGCTCGGCTTCGGGAAACTGTGGTTAAAACAGCCTTGAATATTTCAGTAAACAGCATCATGGAAGTCAACCAAGTAGCGGCCGTTCTTTCTGAAGTCACAGAGGCAGTTGAGAGAATGAATGTTAGATCACAAGACCTTGCCATTGGGAAACTAACAGAAGtaacaggagttttgaagacaCAGAGGAGTCAGATCCATTGGTCTGAAGAAGCAGAAATTCAGACCAGTGGAATACTAAGATGCTTGTCCAACGTCCTGAGAGCTGATCTTCTGAGTCTCAAAAATGTCAGTGAGGATGGAATTAAACATGTTTTCTCCATCATGGAAGGTGTAACAGATATAGTTTTCTGGGGAAAAGTCCCTGAAGAAATAGAAACTCTAATAGAAACAGGACACTGGAATATCactctgaagaaaaatgaagcCTGGAACATTTCAAATCATTTGCCTGACACATACACCTGCCACAATTGCTTTTATCCAACACTGAAAAAAGGAGATGCTTCAGGAGTTACGGCGGATACTGTGTTTTCCACTGCGATTTTTGAATTTGATGAGAGCCCCTTCCCTTGGTTAGGTTACACATCAGATATGATATCAATGGTCATGGGGTTTAAAATAGCAGAGACTAGGGCTAATGGGGATGTGGTTCCGATCACGCCTGAAAGAACAGACATTTATCTTGCCAGGAAAGGTGGAGCTGGAATTTTAAATTTAGTGATGGGACCCGATAGAACACAAACTATAACAACTGGAGGATTTCAACTGGAGGTCAATAAAACTACCCCGAGCATATACTTCCAGATCATGACAAAGTTAAAAGCTACTTTCAAGGTGTTGATATTTCCAGGTACCAATCTCACAAACGCTCAGCCCGTAGCCTCGCTTGTCGCTTCTCACGACAAGCCAACAGTTGCAAGTGGAAATGACACAAGCACTGCCGACTGTAGCAGTTCAGGTCCGTATATAGTCTGTCTCCCACAGTCCCTGCTGACAACCATAGTGCAGGCAAGTGGCGAAGACACTCACAACGTCTCCATTGTTTTGGAGACACGCTATATCTTAAGGTACCCAAACCGGAAACTGGTGGGCATATACATCTTTAATGACTACTGCCTATTTCTGGATGGAGTTGGAAGTCAGTGGAGCAAAGACACGTGCAAGGTTGGCTCCTTGACCAACTCGCAGAAGGTCCACTGTGTCTGTGACTCCAGGCGGAATCGCAGGAGTCTGGCAGCCCTTCCTGCACCCAACATCAAGTTCCTAGCAGCCAAAGTAGTAGTTCTTCCCAACACAGTAGATCTGGGGAGAAACCTGATAGCAGACTTACCTAAAAACCCACTGACACTCATAACAGTGCTCTGTATTTTCGCCGTCTACTTGCTTTTGTGCTGCTGGGCTATAAGAAGAGACAGAATTGAGAAGGAGATCAAGTACATAATTGTTCTGCCAGACAATAAGGCCTCGGATAAAGGGAGCTTTCTGGTCACTTTGTACACAGGCAGTTGCTGGAATGCTGGGACCAAATCCGAGGTCTTTCTGCAGCTCATCGGCCAGTCTGGCAGGAGTACATTCCGTTGTTTGTGGCACCAGCCTTCCCCAGCTTTCCAGCGGGGAAGCGTTGATTGCTTTCTGGTAACTACTAAAAAAGACTTGGGAGATATTCGTTCCTTCAGGGTCAGGCTCAATAACGAGGGCAAATCTCCAACCTGGTTCTTAAGCAGAGCTGAAGTTGAGGATGTGTCCACCAGGAAGGCCTGGTtctttctgtgcagaaaatggCTTTTCTTTGATGAGAACAAGCCCTCACAAAACTGGAAGTTTTCTGTCACAGACCCCCAGGCACCTCTACCCAAATTTGActattttcttattaattttaaCAGGAGACTGACAGAGTACCATCTATGGCTCTCAATTTTTGCTCCTGTTGTCACTGGGGCTTTCACCAGGTTCCAAAGGTTGTCTACATTTTTAGCAGTAATATTATTCACCTTGCTTGTTAACATTATGTTCTTTAATGCTGAAAAGAGTGATGAAACTCCAATATACCTGAGGTATTTGAGATCAATAGCAGTAGGAATTGAATGTGCTTTGCTTACGCTCCCTGTGGAAATGTTAATAATTGCCTTATTTAAGTATTCCCAGAAGGATCCTCCTCCTGTTGTGACTAAGATGTACCCAAAGGTAGATTCTAGGTACTGGAGTAATTGCATAATATCTGAAGAGGATGCAAATGTAATTGACACAGAGGAACAGACGCTCACTAAGGAGGATAAAAGATCCAAGAAGCCAAGTTCCAGTTTCGCAGAATGGGGCATCTTTTCCAAATTTAGGAGACTAAGCACTACCGTCAGGCAGCTTCGCAAGATCTCAGACACTGAGCCCTTGCTGTGCTGGTGGTGTGTCTCTGTGGCCTGGGGACTGGTTCTGAGCATAACTGTGCTCTCATCCTTCTTCATTGTGCTCTATGGTTTGTCCTATGGCTACCAGACTTCCCGAGAGTGGCTCATAGCATCGGGAACCTCCATAATTGAGAACGTGTTTTTCCATTCAATTCTGAAATCCTTACTTTTGTCAGCTGTGAGCACAATTCGTCCCAAATACCTTGAAGACATCAGATGGGTAACTCGGGAAAAAAATGTGGAGATTAACTCAGCTGAAGAACCTGAGAAAGGTACCTGA
- the TTC38 gene encoding tetratricopeptide repeat protein 38 isoform X1, producing MAALRDCKAWQDAGLVLSTTSNEACKLFDAVLTQYATWTNNESLGGIDGCLSKLKAADPNFTMGHVLANGLELIGTGRSVRLDKELDSAVRAMVALSKSQPLTERERLHVAALDVFARGQLPKACDLWEQILESHPTDLLALKFSHDTYFYLGYQRQMRDSVARVYPFWTRDVPLSSYVKGYYSFGLVETNLFDRAEKVAHEALAINQTDAWSVHTIAHVNEMKAEVEKGLKFMKETEKNWKSSDMLACHNYWHWALYYIEKGEYEAALTIYDKHIAPLCLTSGSILDVVDNSSMLYRLHLEGVKLGDRWNKLLGVTKKHTKDHILLFNDVHFLMSFLGAKDHKTTEELLTTLQELARAPCEDHQLSLAPRLGLPLCQAFVEFENGNCDKAVDLLYPIRYELVQVGGSDAQRDVFSLLLIHAALNSKSKAKQNLARRLLHERDLMRPKSPMTERLIRKAAAVHAMA from the exons ATGGCTGCGCTGAGGGACTGCAAG GCCTGGCAGGATGCTGGACTTGTCCTGTCCACGACCAGCAATGAAGCCTGTAAGCTCTTCGATGCTGTGCTGACACAG TATGCAACTTGGACCAATAATGAGAGCCTTGGAGGTATTGATGGATGTCTGTCCAAGCTAAAAGCAGCAGATCCAAACTTTA CAATGGGACACGTCCTTGCCAATGGCTTGGAGCTGATTGGCACTGGAAGGTCCGTGAGACTCGACAAGGAGCTGGACAGCGCCGTGAGAGCCATGGTGGCACTTTCGAAATCACAGCCACTGACGGAGCGGGAGAGGCTTCATGTGGCAGCCTTGGACGTGTTTGCCAGGGG ccAACTTCCAAAAGCTTGTGATCTATGGGAGCAGATTCTAGAGAGCCACCCAACTGACCTGCTGGCCCTCAAGTTTTCCCATGACACCTATTTCTACCTGGGATATCAGCGGCAGATGCGAGATTCTGTTGCCCGTGTTTATCCCTTCTGGACACGTGATGTTCCACTGAGCAG CTATGTGAAGGGCTACTACTCTTTTGGACTTGTGGAAACAAACCTTTTTGACCGTGCTGAGAAGGTTGCCCATGAG GCTTTGGCCATAAATCAGACAGATGCATGGTCTGTCCATACTATAGCTCATGTAAATGAGATGAAAGCAGAGGTGGAGAAAGGCTTAAAATTcatgaaggaaacagaaaagaactGGAAG agcAGTGATATGCTTGCTTGCCATAATTACTGGCATTGGGCTTTATACTACATTGAAAAG GGGGAATATGAAGCTGCTTTGACAATTTATGACAAGCAT ATTGCTCCCCTGTGCCTGACAAGTGGAAGCATCCTGGATGTAGTTGATAACAGTTCGATGCTGTACAGGCTTCATCTGGAAG GTGTAAAGCTTGGGGACAGGTGGAATAAACTGCTTGGGGTTACGAAGAAGCACACCAAGGATCACATTCTTCTCTTCAATGATGTGCATTTCTTGATGTCTTTCCTTGGAGCCAAAGACCACAAAACTACTGAGGAGCTTTTAACAACTCTGCAGGAACTTGCCAG AGCACCTTGTGAAGACCACCAGCTTTCCCTGGCTCCtaggctggggctgccactgtGCCAGGCTTTTGTAGAGTTTGAAAATGGGAATTGTGACAAAGCTGTAGACCTGCTGTACCCAATTCGTTACGAATTAGTCCAAGTGGGAGGCAGTGATGCTCAG AGAGATGTTTTCAGCCTGTTACTGATTCATGCTGCTTTAAATTCTAAATCAAAGGCCAAACAAAACCTTGCAAG GCGTCTCCTGCATGAGCGTGATCTGATGAGACCAAAGTCACCAATGACTGAGAGACTGATCAGGAAGGCAGCAGCCGTGCATGCCATGGCATag
- the TTC38 gene encoding tetratricopeptide repeat protein 38 isoform X2, translating to MGHVLANGLELIGTGRSVRLDKELDSAVRAMVALSKSQPLTERERLHVAALDVFARGQLPKACDLWEQILESHPTDLLALKFSHDTYFYLGYQRQMRDSVARVYPFWTRDVPLSSYVKGYYSFGLVETNLFDRAEKVAHEALAINQTDAWSVHTIAHVNEMKAEVEKGLKFMKETEKNWKSSDMLACHNYWHWALYYIEKGEYEAALTIYDKHIAPLCLTSGSILDVVDNSSMLYRLHLEGVKLGDRWNKLLGVTKKHTKDHILLFNDVHFLMSFLGAKDHKTTEELLTTLQELARAPCEDHQLSLAPRLGLPLCQAFVEFENGNCDKAVDLLYPIRYELVQVGGSDAQRDVFSLLLIHAALNSKSKAKQNLARRLLHERDLMRPKSPMTERLIRKAAAVHAMA from the exons ATGGGACACGTCCTTGCCAATGGCTTGGAGCTGATTGGCACTGGAAGGTCCGTGAGACTCGACAAGGAGCTGGACAGCGCCGTGAGAGCCATGGTGGCACTTTCGAAATCACAGCCACTGACGGAGCGGGAGAGGCTTCATGTGGCAGCCTTGGACGTGTTTGCCAGGGG ccAACTTCCAAAAGCTTGTGATCTATGGGAGCAGATTCTAGAGAGCCACCCAACTGACCTGCTGGCCCTCAAGTTTTCCCATGACACCTATTTCTACCTGGGATATCAGCGGCAGATGCGAGATTCTGTTGCCCGTGTTTATCCCTTCTGGACACGTGATGTTCCACTGAGCAG CTATGTGAAGGGCTACTACTCTTTTGGACTTGTGGAAACAAACCTTTTTGACCGTGCTGAGAAGGTTGCCCATGAG GCTTTGGCCATAAATCAGACAGATGCATGGTCTGTCCATACTATAGCTCATGTAAATGAGATGAAAGCAGAGGTGGAGAAAGGCTTAAAATTcatgaaggaaacagaaaagaactGGAAG agcAGTGATATGCTTGCTTGCCATAATTACTGGCATTGGGCTTTATACTACATTGAAAAG GGGGAATATGAAGCTGCTTTGACAATTTATGACAAGCAT ATTGCTCCCCTGTGCCTGACAAGTGGAAGCATCCTGGATGTAGTTGATAACAGTTCGATGCTGTACAGGCTTCATCTGGAAG GTGTAAAGCTTGGGGACAGGTGGAATAAACTGCTTGGGGTTACGAAGAAGCACACCAAGGATCACATTCTTCTCTTCAATGATGTGCATTTCTTGATGTCTTTCCTTGGAGCCAAAGACCACAAAACTACTGAGGAGCTTTTAACAACTCTGCAGGAACTTGCCAG AGCACCTTGTGAAGACCACCAGCTTTCCCTGGCTCCtaggctggggctgccactgtGCCAGGCTTTTGTAGAGTTTGAAAATGGGAATTGTGACAAAGCTGTAGACCTGCTGTACCCAATTCGTTACGAATTAGTCCAAGTGGGAGGCAGTGATGCTCAG AGAGATGTTTTCAGCCTGTTACTGATTCATGCTGCTTTAAATTCTAAATCAAAGGCCAAACAAAACCTTGCAAG GCGTCTCCTGCATGAGCGTGATCTGATGAGACCAAAGTCACCAATGACTGAGAGACTGATCAGGAAGGCAGCAGCCGTGCATGCCATGGCATag